Part of the Plectropomus leopardus isolate mb chromosome 7, YSFRI_Pleo_2.0, whole genome shotgun sequence genome, tttagacttatttaaaaaacaccatatcCCATAAGCCCTAAAACTTTATCACAGGTTGACAGAGGAGGCAACACTCTGGTTGTCAtaccattaaaatgattttactttttaaatacagtattcCATCATTATAAATTGACCaataaaattatcatttaaataatacattcatTAGCTCAGGTCATTCTGtgaatatttagatattttgttattaaatgACATATTTCCTCCACTGAATTGctaaaaaggtttaaatttgTGCTTTGTCACTGAATTAAATAGTTATGCATCAATGAATTGACCACTGACCTAAAAATAGgtaaaaattttatttgtattgtgttCACCATCttctaaaaatatttagatTACTCTGTGTATAacttcatattttctgaaaaatgacaaatgcttcacctgcaaaataatcatttgtgcATCATCACTTACCTTAAACTCATGaataaaattttgttttccttgaatACCTCCACAGTGAGCGgagaaaccaaaaaaagcaaaacttctTCATGAATTGAGGGGGTCGGTGATTAAAAGGagcaaaagtacaagaaaacttccctttacaaactctcacaactCATGCAGCAGTGTTATCTAAGCCTCATTTACTCAGTcgtactttccaaacacatgccTTGTCACAAAAACATTACGCCTGGGCACATGTACGCTGCTCAGGCACACACAGAGCACGCTACTCCTCAGCAGAAGTGATACATacagtaatgttttgtttttttttttgaatgccgcgtgtttgggaagtactgtgTTAACGACTGGATGAGTGAGAACTAGATTATATTGCAGGAATTGTGTGTTTCTTCATAAATCAAAGGTAATATATGAAGACTAATTGATACAagaatgatttattttatgggTGAAACAATACTTTAAAAGATGAAATTGATGGTCAAACTAGCTGAAGATTACTTTTCTGTTGATCTACTAACTGTTAAATTTCTACACTGATCTCCATTTGCTTTGACGAAATCGAAGTAGTGGTAATGCATATTACATTGTAaatttgcatgcacacacaaatacagtgaGTTTAGTAGGTCAAAATACTTTCAGAATCGAAGAGTATTTCAAGTGAACCTTTCTTGTTAACATGCATGCTTGCAGCAAATGAAGTGTGTAAATACACGTGTAAGATTTACTTACTTGTTCTGCATATGCTTCCTTCAGCTCCTGGGTCTCCAGATCGTCTTGTAACCGCTCAGCAGAGGTGATGGGCTTCACTCCCGCCGTCCTGGCTGCCTGGCTGACTGcatcagagagggagaggaggctTCCACCGCTCACTCCAGTCTGGAAACACACATATCgttttaaaaactgcatgagACTTTGTCTCTGGGTGAGTTTNNNNNNNNNNNNNNNNNNNNNNNNNNNNNNNNNNNNNNNNNNNNNNNNNNNNNNNNNNNNNNNNNNNNNNNNNNNNNNNNNNNNNNNNNNNNNNNNNNNNNNNNNNNNNNNNNNNNNNNNNNNNNNNNNNNNNNNNNNNNNNNNNNNNNNNNNNNNNNNNNNNNNNNNNNNNNNNNNNNNNNNNNNNNNNNNNNNNNNNNNNNNNNNNNNNNNNNNNNNNNNNNNNNNNNNNNNNNNNNNNNNNNNNNNNNNNNNNNNNNNNNNNNNNNNNNNNNNNNNNNNNNNNNNNNNNNNNNNNNNNNNNNNNNNNNNNNNNNNNNNNNNNNNNNNNNNNNNNNNNNNNNNNNNNNNNNNNNNNNNNNNNNNNNNNNNNNNNNNNNNNNNNNNNNNNNNNNNNNNNNNNNNNNNNNNNNNNNNNNNNNNNNNNNNNNNNNNNNNNNNNNNNNNNNNNNNNNNNNNNNNNNNNNNNNNNNNNNNNNNNNNNNNNNNNNNNNNNNNNNNNNNNNNNNNNNNNNNNNNNNNNNNNNNNNNNNNNNNNNNNNNNNNNNNNNNNNNNNNNNNNNNNNNNNNNNNNNNNNNNNNNNNNNNNNNNNNNNNNNNNNNNNNNNNNNNNNNNNNNNNNNNNNNNNNNNNNNNNNNNNNNNNNNNNNNNNNNNNNNNNNNNNNNNNNNNNNNNNNNNNNNNNNNNNNNNNNNNNNNNNNNNNNNNNNNNNNNNNNNNNNNNNNNNNNNNNNNNNNNNNNNNNNNNNNNNNNNNNNNNNNNNNNNNNNNNNNNNNNNNNNNNNNNNNNNNNNNNNNNNNNNNNNNNNNNNNNNNNNNNNNNNNNNNNNNNNNNNNNNNNNNNNNNNNNNNNNNNNNNNNNNNNNNNNNNNNNNNNNNNNNNNNNNNNNNNNNNNNNNNNNNNNNNNNNNNNNNNNNNNNNNNNNNNNNNNNNNNNNNNNNNNNNNNNNNNNNNNNNNNNNNNNNNNNNNNNNNNNNNNNNNNNNNNNNNNNNNNNNNNNNNNNNNNNNNNNNNNNNNNNNNNNNNNNNNNNNNNNNNNNNNNNNNNNNNNNNNNNNNNNNNNNNNNNNNNNNNNNNNNNNNNNNNNNNNNNNNNNNNNNNNNNNNNNNNNNNNNNNNNNNNNNNNNNNNNNNNNNNNNNNNNNNNNNNNNNNNNNNNNNNNNNNNNNNNNNNNNNNNNNNNNNNNNNNNNNNNNNNNNNNNNNNNNNNNNNNNNNNNNNNNNNNNNNNNNNNNNNNNNNNNNNNNNNNNNNNNNNNNNNNNNNNNNNNNNNNNNNNNNNNNNNNNNNNNNNNNNNNNNNNNNNNNNNNNNNNNNNNNNNNNNNNNNNNNNNNNNNNNNNNNNNNNNNNNNNNNNNNNNNNNNNNNNNNNNNNNNNNNNNNNNNNNNNNNNNNNNNNNNNNNNNNNNNNNNNNNNNNNNNNNNNNNNNNNNNNNNNNNNNNNNNNNNNNNNNNNNNNNNNNNNNNNNNNNNNNNNNNNNNNNNNNNNNNNNNNNNNNNNNNNNNNNNNNNNNNNNNNNNNNNNNNNNNNNNNNNNNNNNNNNNNNNNNNNNNNNNNNNNNNNNNNNNNNNNNNNNNNNNNNNNNNNNNNNNNNNNNNNNNNNNNNNNNNNNNNNNNNNNNNNNNNNNNNNNNNNNNNNNNNNNNNNNNNNNNNNNNNNNNNNNNNNNNNNNNNNNNNNNNNNNNNNNNNNNNNNNNNNNNNNNNNNNNNNNNNNNNNNNNNNNNNNNNNNNNNNNNNNNNNNNNNNNNNNNNNNNNNNNNNNNNNNNNNNNNNNNNNNNNNNNNNNNNNNNNNNNNNNNNNNNNNNNNNNNNNNNNNNNNNNNNNNNNNNNNNNNNNNNNNNNNNNNNNNNNNNNNNNNNNNNNNNNNNNNNNNNNNNNNNNNNNNNNNNNNNNNNNNNNNNNNNNNNNNNNNNNNNNNNNNNNNNNNNNNNNNNNNNNNNNNNNNNNNNNNNNNNNNNNNNNNNNNNNNNNNNNNNNNNNNNNNNNNNNNNNNNNNNNNNNNNNNNNNNNNNNNNNNNNNNNNNNNNNNNNNNNNNNNNNNNNNNNNNNNNNNNNNNNNNNNNNNNNNNNNNNNNNNNNNNNNNNNNNNNNNNNNNNNNNNNNNNNNNNNNNNNNNNNNNNNNNNNNNNNNNNNNNNNNNNNNNNNNNNNNNNNNNNNNNNNNNNNNNNNNNNNNNNNNNNNNNNNNNNNNNNNNNNNNNNNNNNNNNNNNNNNNNNNNNNNNNNNNNNNNNNNNNNNNNNNNNNNNNNNNNNNNNNNNNNNNNNNNNNNNNNNNNNNNNNNNNNNNNNNNNNNNNNNNNNNNNNNNNNNNNNNNNNNNNNNNNNNNNNNNNNNNNNNNNNNNNNNNNNNNNNNNNNNNNNNNNNNNNNNNNNNNNNNNNNNNNNNNNNNNNNNNNNNNNNNNNNNNNNNNNNNNNNNNNNNNNNNNNNNNNNNNNNNNNNNNNNNNNNNNNNNNNNNNNNNNNNNNNNNNNNNNNNNNNNNNNNNNNNNNNNNNNNNNNNNNNNNNNNNNNNNNNNNNNNNNNNNNNNNNNNNNNNNNNNNNNNNNNNNNNNNNNNNNNNNNNNNNNNNNNNNNNNNNNNNNNNNNNNNNNNNNNNNNNNNNNNNNNNNNNNNNNNNNNNNNNNNNNNNNNNNNNNNNNNNNNNNNNNNNNNNNNNNNNNNNNNNNNNNNNNNNNNNNNNNNNNNNNNNNNNNNNNNNNNNNNNNNNNNNNNNNNNNNNNNNNNNNNNNNNNNNNNNNNNNNNNNTGGCAGTTTGTTACCTCTAGCTTGTGCAGACTTAAAGgcatacttcacccacaaagtGACAATTTGTAAATCAGTTAGTCATGTCTTGTTACTCTTAAATCATGAAGAAAATGGCAAATATATAGACCTACCtttaaagttttgctttttaattgaactttatttatgtattgactatttatttatacattttagtctgtttcacaGGTTTACTACTTcctatatcattttattattattttttaacattttattattttaccttgtggtgttatcctttcatttacctcttatttgcagtttattttacttatttatcttctgattattactattattacttatttgtttatttatttacttatctATATATTTGTACTTctaggttttatcctgcctctggtttATTTTCACTTACAGTAGCATTTCCTCAATTCCTGGTTTTAATTAGTAGTTTTTGATTTGATTGGTTGGGGACTATaattaacagcagaaaaactTGATCAAAACATCTATTTATAATCTCTCACTCAACTCGTACACtataatccaaatctcatttatccagtcgtgtgctcaatacttcccaaacacatgcatcttcacttcaaatgaaaaaagtacTTAAGTCTGGCTTTGAACACAGCGTAGAGAAGTTTCACTTgtagtttagttttaaatagtgaagttttagtgaaaatgcgtGTGTTTCTGAGATACTGATCATACAACAAcaggataaatgagacttggagtACACTGCATGacttgtgtgtgagtttgtaacagatgttttgataggCTTAGATATTTTGTTGGCGATAAACATCcccccaatcaatcaataaatcagtttgctgttttctgtagAGCCATGTAATAAGTTTTCTTAAAGGTCATATGGCATGACTAACttatatacaaatggtcatttcgTGAGTGAAGtattccatccatccatccatccatccattttcttccacttacCGGGGGTCGGGTCACGGTGGCAGCCGGATGACCGCCGCTTGTACCCGGGaacttgttctttcggtcattacccaaagctcatgaccataggtgagggtaggaacaaaGATCGAcaggtaaatcgagagctttttctttcggctcagctcctccacttggggcaggatctcctccccgatctggagagggcactccacccttttccggctgagaaccatggccacgggtttggaggtgctgattctcatcccggccgcttcacactcagctGCCAACCGATCCAGCGAGAGCTGAAGGTCCcagcctgatgaagccaacagcaccacatcatctgcaaaaagcagcgacccaatcctgaggtcaccagcCGGACTCAACGCCTtcgctgcgcctagaaattctgtccataaaagttatgaacagaattggtgaaaaagggcagccctggcagagtccaaccctcactggaaacgagtctgacttactgccggcaatgtggaccaagctccggcaccagTTGTACAGGGAACCGATGGCCTGTATCAGGGGGTCCAATGGGGTATTGGACCCCCTGATACTCTccgagaaccccccacaggactcccagAGGGACACGGTtaaatgccttctccaagtccacaaagcacatgtggactggttgggcaaactcccatgcaccctcaaggatcctgccaagggtccagagctggtccacagttccacaaccaggacgaaaaccgcattgctcctcctggatccgaggttcgactatccggcggaccctcctacccagtacccctgaatagaccttaccagggaggctgggGAGTGTGATCCCCCCATAATTGGAACACACcatccggtcccccttcttaaagaGAGGGACCGccaccccggtctgccagtccagaggcactgcccccgatgtccacgcaatgctGCAGAGAcgtgtcaaccatgacagccccacaacatccagggcttTAAGGAACTCTGGGCGGATCTCATCCATCCCCGGGGCCCTGCAGCCGAGGAGCTTTTTAAAGTATTCCTTATTCCTGAATAGTTTACTTAAATGAAGTGAGCAGGAAACAATTTTCCCTTGGGAAATGCACACCGCAGAATCACCACCCTTGTGAAGCCTTTATTTGATTGTTGTTTACTTTGTCTGTTGACTCAACTTGAACTTTTGAGGCTGTAGTTTGCAGTGTTGTCGTATAAGGAagcatttgttgttgtgtgcCTGTTGGTTTGTTTGACTTGTCAGATTGTCAGTATTGTCAGACATGGAAGATAATGTTCATAATTATGCTTTAATTAGTGTAATCAAACTAagtattgctatttttttaggtTGCTAAAACGTATTTTGCTGCGGTCCCCTCCACAGCAACAAGTTTGCCAGATTTACGTATtaccacaatttaaaaaaaacagccagttttCTACCGAGAAGTTGCTAGCGCGACGTCACGGTGATTCAGTCTatacacctgtattcaccctctttCTGAAACGCTCTGTTtttcacatacatacaaaacatgCCGACAGGAAATGAAAAGTAATCAATTTAGAATCATTATGttcaagtttgacattttgtaatgtatatttgtgacatcacaaactCACAGAAATCCAGACGACTTGTTTCAAGGCACATTTTCTGAATACTggctgtgtgcatttctctgagAATTAAGCATTTTGATACTTTCTCAGTATTTATAGCATCTACACCTGCTTTATTTTGGATATAACATGGAAATATGATTTTGTACCATATGCAACCTTTAATCGAATTaggacaaaaaaaccaaacaactccagatcttcttttttttttttattgtttaataatAATCTCATTAATGAACAAAGTATCAGTAAGTGCTACCTAGAGTTAGTTCTATGTATTTAACCAGAGTGCTAATTAGATAGAgttgaaactgtttttcagGTGAAGAAAGTGTGTACAGGACAGCATGAAAAGTCAGAGGCTTCGCTGAATGTAAACCTGTTGTTAAGTGTGAAGTTGTGAATACTTGAAGGACAGATGTCAACCCCCAAAATGCAGATAACATAAACTAAAGCCAGCTGTTCTCAGTGTATTTCCCTGAGTCAGGCAGGATTTATAGAATTAGGCCAAGCACAGGGATTGCTCCACTTTCacttaaaatatttcttaagaCAGTGGTGTCCAACAGGTGGGTTGCAGGTCCATTCTGGATGGGCCGCAAGTGActtttgaacatgtcaaatctgtaaaataaaacccaaaaaacaaaacaaaacccacttttttgaaataaagtgaatttccagcaaaaactttaatttttaagtgtTATTTCTATTTATCACAATATGTTGTATTTCACTGAGTTCTAAGCTAACATGTTTACTTTaagtgaaattaaattgaatatgtggttaTTGGtgtaatgtgtggaccttgaactaataaAAAGGGAGAAATTTGGACACtgactggaccagttgggaatcGCTGTCTTAAGATATATTGTCAAGAATTACTATAAACAAGGTCATCTCCCGCTGACTTCAGTTTAATTTTTGGCTGTTAGGTATAACATGAACACATCCAAAAGCTACAACAGTTGGgttatacagtactgtgcaaaagctTTAAGCCACCTTTAACtaagttatttttgttataatgatcatacatatttatttctctgtaagctttttttactgaaatacaaccagaacatacaggaaatatgcaacagtattaaaaatgctaatatttcagaataaaacaacatcaacaggctaaagttgcaagtTTTTAGTGTGACCTGCCTTCCAatttagcatgtcttgaacatATATGAGATTTACAACACTAATTGGTTATTTACACCGTTCAAGATGATGATTGATCATTGATGTTTGAGCTATCTTTTGTTGTAGCTGTAtaattccatgtttcacactaaatattgactttagTCTGAAGAATTTTATTTAtgagtttttggtgttttagtgCGTTGTGCGTACGAAAAACACTAAGAAATGAATATATATCCTCATTACTTctttgccaaaacaaaaaaactacggtggcctaagacttttgcacagtactgtatgtggAACAGTTTGTTTATTAAATCTAATATTTCACCTCCTGGCCCTCATGTTAGATCAGGGACACAGGGCTTGTCTGAGCATGTGCAGTAGCTTCTTTTCCCCTCTCTGATGGCTTGGCAATTTCACCTACTCCCCCTTCAGCACTGACACGAGGTCTCCACTCCCCTTCAGCTCCTTGATTATGTCCAATCCTCCTATCAGGTCTCCTTTCACGTACAGCTGTGGGTAGGTTGGCCAGTTAGAATAGGTCTTGAGCCCCTGACGCACCTCTTCATCCTGCAGGATATCAAACGTGTCATAATCTACTCCGGTTTCGTTCAAAATCTCCAGTGTCTGCCTGCTGAAGCCGCATCTTGCGCCCTCCTTGTTCCCCTTCATGAAGAGCATGACTGGGCTCTGGTTGATGATGGTCTTGAGACGGTGCTCCAAGGTGACGGCTTTCGGGCAGGTGTTCTCCAGCTCTCCAGACTCAGCCAGCTCCTTCACAATGTCCAGTCCTCCCACCAGCTCCCCGTTGGCATACAGCTGAGGGTAGGTGGGCCAGTTGGAGTAGGTCTTCAGCCCCTGTGGTATGAAAAATCGTTTTTTACATATAATTGATTAGATATCCATAATAGAATTTCTCCTGGTCAAAATTGCTGGATGTAATGCAGTTATCTGTAATTTAATTCTTCGTGCTCAAAAAGAGCATTTCAGATATGCACAGTAACATTCCTCTTATGCACAATTGTCATTTCAGACGTCTGCAACGTCAGTCTTCCTGGGACAAATGACGTTGTGAATATCTAAAATTAAAAGCCCAATACACGACTGGTTAAAGTGACGTCATTTGTCCTATAGGAAGGATGACTGTGCGGATATTTGAAATGACAGTTGTGGATAGGAGAGATGTTATTGTGCATGTCTGAAATGTTGATTTTGACTGGGGAAAATTTAATGACAGATAATTACATTACATATCCAGTCAACTTATCAAATGTCGAGACAGCTTGTCATACCTGTCGGACCTCCTCGTCAGAAAGGATGTCGAAGCTGCTGAACTGGATTTTGTGCTCCGCCAGTATACCCAGTATCTGCCGGCTGAAGCCGCAGCGAGGCTCCTGCGGGGACCCCTTCATGAAGAGCATGCAGGGCGCCGCGTTTATGAGCTTCTTCAGCCGCTGGTTCAGGTCTGCGGCGCCGCTTTCCGCAGATCCACCCGGACTCCCGCTGACTGCCAGGCGCTGCACCTTCCTGCTCAGCTCCGGGGCATTGGCTCCGTCCAGGCGGTCGACCTTCTCCCCTCCCTTGAAGAAAACGAAAGTGGGGACGGCGCTGATTTCATACTTCTCCGACACCTCCGGAATCGCTTCTGCCTCCAGTCTGACAAACGTGGTGTGCGCGTGTTCCTTGGCCAGCTCGGCCATCGCGTCGTTCATTGCGTCGCACTGAGCAGACCACGTCGCCTTGAAATGTACCACAGTCAGGCATTTTCCCGCTTTGGCCAGGAAATCTTCAAACTGCTGCTGGGTTGTCGCATCCACGAGATTCGCCAtgtttgtttcctctgtgtTCCGGTGTCGACAGAACGTCACATCCGTGCACGACGCTGAAGTTGGTTTCCAATTCGTAGCTTCTGAGTCAGCAGTTAAGGGGAGAGTTAAGGGaaaacttaaccctttaaaatctggagtGCCATTACTTCTCTTTTGCTGCTTGTAGACgactttcataagtatttaatcCTGTGATCCTCGAGCAAAATTggtatgattttatttaaaaccgTGGAGAAAagggcaacgagcaacttggtaagaaatgttaaaCAAGTTGCAACAATTAagtaaatttaaacaaatatatatttaaagaagctagggaaaatgtctaggaaaaTATGGggtaaaactatatttattattataatgattatttatttaaaattatgtcacaaaattacTATagtttttgagcacttttttctACTTCTTGTTTGCCTTGGTTtcccagtttttatttttgtttgtttgggtttttttattttttattttctgctaatttctggtattttttatctatatatctatatgtctatatatatctatatacatatatatatatacatatatatatatgtatgtaaaattTTTCGGTTATGTCGTATTTAATTGCTTGTTGctttcttcctatgtttttaaagaaatcaagctttttgcacattttactgTTATGAAAgcatgataatgataataataatttttttttatatatatataaatggagCGACAGTATTGCACCACAAAGTCAAGACTGGAGtgcactgttaaaaaaagctcaccttgaaaaaataataatttatatgaaTAAAGGCTCAATAAATGAGTGTAATTGGTAAATGGTCAGCCTTCTTAGCacccatgttttaaaacaacagGTGGAATAGTTAGGCTACCAAATTACAATGTCTTTAGTCAGAAGCATGGGCACCAATCCACATgctacagtatttatttatatttaatttcttaattaaaataccaatttgtttattttgtttttattgttgctaaagttgctattttttttgttttttttcgctattgcttgttattttttttcttgccagtTTCTTGCTGGCTTTTGAAATTAGTTAAAGGTTTGCATATGGTACGAACTATTGTACTGTCTGATTTTCATTGGTACTTGTAAATACTAACAAAAAATGgggataaaaaaaggaaagtctgACATGCTTCCACATCaataagtgcaaaaaacagAGGATCGGAcgtttagttatttttattattttttccctcgACTCTCACCTTAACTGCTGAATCGGAATCGACGAATCGGAAACTAACTTCGGCGTCGTCATCCGTGCAGCCTGGTAGCTTCTGGTAAGTACCGGAGCTCGTACTAGGAAgtcatttgcatgttatttgaAGATAACAAACAGCTGCGTACACTGGATAAGTTGAAAGGATAGCGTGACTCTCTAAGGTAACCACCGAACAACACGCCACGgtgtttatgaaaacataataTCCCGTCGTCTCCCATAAACGCTTATTGTATCGTTTAGTTTACGTAGCATTAGCTTAGCCTCCTTACTAGCGCTAGTTAGCTTGGCAAATTTAGCTTCGACGCAAACTGTGCGCTTTCTAAGTTGAGCTAAGCTAAATCCTGCTAACAAGCCAGCGCTAACAAACGGTAGCTGGCTAACGCTAAACGTAATTATCGATAGCGTTACGTGTGGCTCTTTAAATCGTTTAATcagtacaaaaaatatgaaattattgtCACCGGCCTAGCAGAATACAACTAACTTAGCTAACATCAACCGCTGATAGTTAATTTTGATACTACTTAGCAAGTTGATTTGGCTACCTGCTCAGATTATTACTTCTGACTTACCTGTATAAATAGAGTTAATTAACTAAACATGGCTATTTTATTGATTCCTCAACAACTGCTGTTTTGTTAGTGTTACCGATTTTTAGGAGGCAACAATTTGCCAGTTTTGTCGACATTGAGCCGTTTCATATGTAATTGATTGTTTATGTTATTTGAAGGTGTAACCTAATGATTTGAGTATAAGTTTAACTAGTTTCTCAATGATAGAAGTTTAAAGTATTAAAGGTCTTTACTGGCCTTCAAAAAGTCTTACGTTGTCTCCAAATCAGTTATTATATATTAGgccttaaaaatcatttaaagaaCAACCAAGCAAAACTTGATTTGTATAGAACATTTCTTTCTAAGTGGAAGCACAACCTGCTGCATAAAGTGTGAGGAAGAAGTTACAGGCACAAAAGAAAGTAAGCAAACGATcataaaagtgaataaaatccATTAAAGCTAACAATAAAAGCccataaaacaataataaagatGAAGAATAGactagtaaaaaatacaaatattgttaaaatgcataaaaataatgttaaaataatggtAAAAGTAGAACGTTAAAAGAGGATTatacatgtaaattaaaaaaaaatgagctgtTAGTAAAATTGtccaataaaaataactcatgagTAAAATCCATCAGAATATTATAATAGGTTAACCAATAAACCAGTAAGCACATCTGAGTTGAggtcaataaaacaaataaacgaCAGACGACAGATCTTTATCAAGAAGGGTTGTTTCTGTTAAGATAAGAATATCAgctgatttaatattttaaaaagacttttaagTTAAATGTTGTAACActcacataataaataataaataacccAAACTCATTATTTTCTGATCCAGGAACACAATGGAGGAACAAACTGCAGACATAGAGGTGACAGTCAAAACACTAGACTCCCAAAGCAGAACCTACACTGTTGGTGCTCAGGTAAATTCTTCAGTTCCTACTGCAAACACCAGAGTGAATGTTCATTTTCAATTTGCCTTTGTGAAAGTCTCACTCTAgtgtttcatcttttttttcatagttgACAGTAAAAGAGTTCAAGGAGCACATTGCCCCCTCAGTGGGTATCCCTGTGGACAAACAGAGGCTGATCTATCAGGGCAGAGTCTTACAGGATGAAAGGACCCTGGCAGACTACAGTAAGTATTCAAGGAGTCaattaaaacaatacagaaCTTGATTTGATCTGATTCTAAGGCAATTTTAGATTTGATTTTGCACGCCTGcctgtttattttatgtatcaTAAAAGTGCAGCAtcacaaa contains:
- the glrx3 gene encoding glutaredoxin 3, whose amino-acid sequence is MANLVDATTQQQFEDFLAKAGKCLTVVHFKATWSAQCDAMNDAMAELAKEHAHTTFVRLEAEAIPEVSEKYEISAVPTFVFFKGGEKVDRLDGANAPELSRKVQRLAVSGSPGGSAESGAADLNQRLKKLINAAPCMLFMKGSPQEPRCGFSRQILGILAEHKIQFSSFDILSDEEVRQGLKTYSNWPTYPQLYANGELVGGLDIVKELAESGELENTCPKAVTLEHRLKTIINQSPVMLFMKGNKEGARCGFSRQTLEILNETGVDYDTFDILQDEEVRQGLKTYSNWPTYPQLYVKGDLIGGLDIIKELKGSGDLVSVLKGE